A region from the Variovorax sp. V93 genome encodes:
- a CDS encoding NAD(P)-dependent methylenetetrahydromethanopterin dehydrogenase — protein sequence MERPRILHMFTPGQQMSPFDINMAADAGYQIIVPYCEVGLDRITGLTQDTIFSRGPKGVARTGIFIGGRDAQLAADMLERARTSMVKPFVVSAMADPSGAYTTAAAMVACVEAALKRHHGQGLEGQRVVILGGTGPVGRVAGVIAAQAGAEVYLSSRNGIDAAQEAADETGQRFGVKLHGLSGGDPDAVRRSIADADVLLACAAAGVQVVSSEALGAATRLKVAADVNAVPPEGIAGVGVMDDAKPLAGTQAVAIGALAVGNVKYQTQHRLLVQMCEAEKAQVLSFPEAFAVARAFLVEQAGKTA from the coding sequence ATGGAACGTCCCCGCATCCTCCACATGTTCACCCCCGGCCAACAGATGAGCCCGTTCGACATCAACATGGCAGCGGACGCCGGCTACCAGATCATCGTGCCCTACTGCGAAGTGGGCCTGGACCGCATCACCGGACTGACGCAGGACACCATCTTCTCGCGCGGGCCCAAAGGCGTGGCACGCACCGGCATCTTCATCGGCGGACGCGACGCGCAGCTGGCGGCCGACATGCTAGAGCGCGCGCGGACGTCGATGGTCAAGCCCTTCGTCGTCTCGGCGATGGCCGATCCGAGCGGCGCCTACACCACGGCCGCGGCCATGGTGGCCTGCGTCGAGGCCGCGCTCAAGCGCCACCATGGGCAGGGACTGGAAGGCCAGCGCGTGGTGATCCTCGGCGGCACGGGTCCGGTGGGCCGCGTGGCCGGTGTGATCGCGGCGCAGGCCGGTGCCGAGGTGTACCTGTCCAGCCGCAACGGCATCGACGCGGCGCAGGAAGCGGCCGACGAAACCGGGCAGCGCTTCGGCGTGAAGCTGCACGGCCTCTCGGGCGGCGACCCCGACGCCGTGCGCCGCTCCATCGCCGATGCCGACGTGCTGCTGGCCTGCGCGGCCGCAGGCGTGCAGGTGGTGTCGAGCGAGGCGCTCGGTGCCGCGACGCGGCTCAAGGTCGCGGCCGACGTGAACGCCGTGCCGCCCGAAGGCATTGCCGGCGTCGGCGTGATGGACGACGCCAAGCCATTGGCCGGCACGCAGGCCGTGGCCATCGGCGCGCTGGCGGTGGGCAACGTCAAGTACCAGACGCAGCATCGGCTGCTGGTGCAGATGTGCGAGGCTGAAAAGGCGCAGGTGCTGAGCTTTCCCGAAGCCTTTGCGGTGGCCCGCGCGTTCCTGGTCGAGCAGGCCGGAAAGACGGCTTGA
- a CDS encoding beta-ribofuranosylaminobenzene 5'-phosphate synthase family protein, with amino-acid sequence MTSADLAFASRLDQSVRTVDVSAPGRLHLGFLDPSGSLGRAFGSLGLVIDGFTTDVELSASAADHLAADTPAGEAELARAADYLAVLKQRSGRHAPLSLRLRHALPPHAGFGSGTQLASAIGRAFAEWHGLDLDTGTLAHWLGRGLRSGVGIAGFDSGGLLLDGGPGPDGLPAPLLSRIEFPEEWRVIVVQDPAHKGLSGGAEKKAIAALPPLPQAGAAEICHQVLMRVLPGAARAEFAPFAAGINRMQQLLGEHFAPAQGGIYTSAAVGRLMHWFADASRGHDAAIGQSSWGPTSFAIMPSHVRAEMLVDAARAAGQLDPRLGLRIVSGRNRGAVVRERTAEPRNR; translated from the coding sequence ATGACTTCCGCCGACCTCGCCTTTGCTTCCAGGCTCGACCAGAGCGTTCGCACGGTGGACGTGAGCGCGCCCGGGCGCCTGCACCTGGGCTTTCTGGACCCCTCGGGCTCGCTCGGGCGCGCGTTCGGCAGCCTGGGGCTGGTGATCGACGGCTTCACCACCGACGTGGAACTGTCGGCGTCCGCGGCGGACCACCTGGCGGCCGACACGCCGGCCGGCGAAGCGGAACTGGCCCGCGCGGCGGACTATCTGGCGGTGTTGAAGCAGCGCAGCGGCCGCCACGCGCCGCTGTCGCTGCGGCTGCGCCATGCGCTGCCGCCGCATGCGGGCTTCGGCTCGGGCACGCAGCTCGCGTCGGCGATCGGGCGGGCCTTTGCCGAATGGCATGGCCTCGATCTGGACACGGGCACGCTGGCGCACTGGCTCGGCCGCGGCCTGCGCTCAGGGGTCGGCATTGCGGGCTTCGACAGCGGCGGCCTGCTCCTCGATGGCGGCCCGGGCCCTGACGGACTGCCCGCGCCGCTGCTGTCGCGCATCGAGTTTCCCGAGGAATGGCGCGTCATCGTCGTCCAGGACCCCGCGCACAAGGGCCTGTCGGGCGGCGCGGAGAAAAAGGCGATTGCGGCCTTGCCGCCCTTGCCGCAGGCGGGCGCGGCCGAGATCTGCCACCAGGTGCTGATGCGGGTGCTGCCCGGCGCCGCGCGGGCGGAATTCGCACCGTTTGCCGCGGGCATCAACCGCATGCAGCAACTGCTCGGCGAGCACTTCGCGCCCGCGCAGGGCGGCATCTACACGAGCGCGGCCGTCGGGCGGCTGATGCACTGGTTCGCGGATGCGAGCCGCGGGCATGACGCCGCCATCGGCCAGAGTTCATGGGGCCCCACGAGTTTCGCGATCATGCCTTCGCACGTGCGGGCCGAGATGCTGGTCGATGCTGCGCGCGCCGCCGGGCAGCTCGATCCGCGGCTGGGGCTGCGCATCGTCTCGGGCCGCAACCGCGGGGCGGTGGTGCGCGAACGTACCGCCGAGCCGCGCAACCGCTGA
- a CDS encoding aspartate kinase, with the protein MALIVHKYGGTSMGSTERIKNVAKRVAKWARAGHQMIVVPSAMSGETNRLLGLAKELAPSKPSEAHGRELDMLASTGEQASSALLAIALQAEGMEAVSYAGWQVSVRTDNSYTKARIESIDDERVRADLDAGKVVVITGFQGVDDDGNITTLGRGGSDTSAVAIAAAMKAHECLIYTDVDGVYTTDPRVEPDARRLSTVSFEEMLEMASLGSKVLQIRSVEFAGKYKVPLRVLSSFTPWDIDINEEAKSGTLITFEEDENMEQAVVSGIAFNRDEAKISVLGVPDKPGIAYHILGAVADANIEVDVIIQNLSKDGRTDFSFTVHRNEYAKTVDLLQSKVMPSLGATEIVGDTKICKVSIVGIGMRSHVGVASKMFRVLSEEGINIQMISTSEIKTSVVIDEKYMELAVRALHKAFDLDQPAA; encoded by the coding sequence ATGGCATTGATCGTTCACAAATACGGCGGTACGTCGATGGGCTCGACCGAGCGCATCAAGAATGTCGCCAAGCGCGTCGCCAAGTGGGCGCGCGCCGGCCACCAGATGATCGTGGTCCCGAGTGCCATGAGCGGCGAGACCAATCGCCTGCTCGGCCTGGCCAAGGAGCTGGCGCCGAGCAAACCGAGCGAGGCCCACGGGCGCGAGCTCGACATGCTCGCCTCGACCGGCGAACAGGCTTCTTCCGCGCTGCTGGCCATTGCGCTGCAGGCCGAAGGCATGGAAGCCGTGAGCTACGCGGGCTGGCAGGTGTCGGTGCGCACCGACAACTCCTACACCAAGGCGCGCATCGAAAGCATCGACGACGAGCGCGTGCGCGCCGACCTCGACGCCGGCAAGGTGGTGGTCATCACCGGCTTCCAGGGCGTGGACGACGACGGCAACATCACCACGCTGGGCCGCGGCGGCAGCGACACCTCGGCCGTGGCCATTGCGGCGGCGATGAAGGCGCACGAGTGCCTGATCTACACCGACGTCGACGGCGTCTACACCACCGACCCGCGCGTGGAGCCCGATGCGCGCCGCCTCTCGACCGTGAGCTTCGAAGAGATGCTCGAAATGGCGAGCCTGGGCTCCAAGGTGCTGCAGATCCGCTCGGTGGAATTCGCCGGCAAGTACAAGGTGCCGCTGCGTGTGCTCTCGAGCTTCACGCCGTGGGACATCGACATCAATGAAGAGGCCAAGTCCGGCACGCTGATCACTTTCGAGGAAGACGAAAACATGGAACAAGCCGTCGTATCCGGCATCGCTTTCAACCGCGACGAAGCCAAGATCTCGGTGCTCGGCGTGCCCGACAAGCCGGGCATCGCGTATCACATCCTCGGTGCCGTGGCAGACGCCAACATCGAAGTCGACGTGATCATCCAGAACCTCAGCAAGGACGGCCGGACCGACTTCAGCTTCACCGTGCACCGCAACGAATATGCGAAGACGGTCGACCTGCTGCAGTCGAAGGTCATGCCCTCGCTGGGCGCGACCGAGATCGTGGGCGACACCAAGATCTGCAAGGTCAGCATCGTGGGCATCGGCATGCGCAGCCACGTGGGCGTGGCCAGCAAGATGTTCCGCGTGCTGAGCGAAGAGGGCATCAACATCCAGATGATTTCCACCAGCGAGATCAAGACCTCGGTCGTGATCGACGAGAAATACATGGAATTGGCCGTGCGCGCCCTGCACAAAGCCTTCGACCTGGACCAACCGGCTGCCTGA
- the tilS gene encoding tRNA lysidine(34) synthetase TilS, with protein sequence MNEAFERAMAAFEPAHLPLAVGFSGGADSTALLAACASAWPGQVLAFHVHHGLQAAADDFERHCAAVCERLGVPLVVHRVDARHAQGDSPEDAARRARYDAFAAMARMDTALDAIESIVLGHHADDQVETLLLALSRGAGLPGLAAMPAHARRNGLDIYRPLLAVPGADIRAWLKGVDLPWIEDPTNEDERYTRNRIRAVLLPALERTFPQFRATFARSIGHAAQAQELLGELAAQDLAVVGSPPRIAVLQALSRARQANVLRHWLMQAHGCAPSAAQLDQLLDQVRACTTRGHRIHLKVANGFAQRRGDLLHWYNSGPSPKASR encoded by the coding sequence ATGAACGAAGCCTTCGAACGCGCCATGGCCGCGTTCGAGCCGGCGCATCTGCCGCTGGCGGTGGGCTTCAGCGGCGGTGCGGATTCCACGGCCCTCTTGGCGGCTTGCGCCTCGGCCTGGCCCGGCCAGGTGCTTGCCTTTCATGTGCACCACGGCCTGCAGGCCGCCGCGGACGATTTCGAACGCCATTGCGCGGCCGTGTGCGAACGCCTGGGCGTGCCGCTGGTGGTGCACCGCGTGGACGCACGCCATGCGCAGGGCGACAGTCCCGAAGATGCGGCGCGGCGCGCCCGCTACGACGCCTTTGCAGCCATGGCGCGCATGGATACGGCGCTCGACGCTATCGAATCGATAGTTCTCGGGCACCATGCCGACGACCAGGTCGAAACCCTCTTGCTGGCGCTCTCCCGGGGCGCCGGTCTGCCGGGCCTCGCGGCCATGCCCGCGCATGCGCGGCGCAACGGGCTGGACATCTACCGCCCGCTGCTGGCGGTGCCCGGCGCCGACATCCGCGCGTGGCTCAAGGGTGTCGACCTGCCCTGGATCGAGGACCCGACCAACGAGGACGAGCGCTACACCCGCAACCGGATCCGCGCCGTGCTGCTGCCCGCGCTCGAGCGGACCTTCCCGCAGTTCCGCGCCACCTTCGCCCGCAGCATCGGCCATGCCGCGCAGGCGCAGGAGCTGCTGGGCGAACTCGCGGCGCAAGACCTGGCCGTGGTGGGCAGCCCGCCCCGCATCGCCGTGCTGCAGGCGCTTTCGCGCGCACGGCAGGCCAATGTGCTGAGACACTGGCTGATGCAGGCGCACGGCTGCGCACCCAGCGCGGCGCAGCTCGACCAGTTGCTGGACCAGGTTCGCGCCTGCACCACGCGCGGCCACCGGATCCACCTCAAGGTGGCCAACGGATTTGCCCAGCGCAGGGGCGATCTGCTGCATTGGTACAATTCCGGGCCCTCGCCCAAGGCTTCGCGCTGA
- a CDS encoding acetyl-CoA carboxylase carboxyltransferase subunit alpha, which produces MAKRTFLDFEQPIAELETKIEELRYVQTESAVDISEEIDQLGKKSQQLTKDIYSDLTPWQITKIARHPERPYTLDYVNEIFTDFVELHGDRHFADDLSIVGGLARFNGTPCMVLGHQKGRDTRERTARNFGMSKPEGYRKALRLMKTAEKFKLPVFTFVDTPGAYPGIDAEERGQSEAIGRNIYEMAQLEVPIIVTIIGEGGSGGALAISVGDQLVMLQYSIYSVISPEGCASILWKTSDKAQEAADALGITAHRLKALGLVDKIVNEPVGGAHRDHRQMAAFLKRALNDAFRQVSDLKPKELLERRYERLQSYGRFNDTKADTGR; this is translated from the coding sequence TTGGCGAAACGAACCTTCCTCGACTTCGAGCAGCCCATTGCTGAACTCGAAACCAAGATCGAAGAACTGCGCTATGTACAGACCGAATCGGCGGTCGACATCTCGGAGGAAATCGACCAGCTCGGCAAGAAGAGCCAGCAGCTCACCAAGGACATCTACAGCGACCTGACGCCCTGGCAGATCACCAAGATCGCGCGGCATCCGGAGCGGCCCTACACGCTCGACTACGTCAACGAGATCTTCACCGACTTCGTCGAACTGCACGGCGACCGGCACTTTGCCGACGACCTCTCCATCGTGGGCGGCCTGGCGCGCTTCAACGGCACGCCCTGCATGGTGCTCGGCCACCAGAAGGGGCGCGACACCAGGGAGCGCACCGCGCGCAACTTCGGCATGAGCAAGCCCGAGGGCTACCGCAAGGCGCTGCGCCTCATGAAGACGGCCGAGAAGTTCAAGCTGCCGGTCTTCACCTTCGTCGATACGCCCGGTGCCTATCCGGGCATCGACGCCGAGGAGCGCGGCCAGTCCGAAGCCATCGGCCGCAACATCTACGAGATGGCGCAGCTCGAGGTGCCGATCATCGTCACCATCATCGGCGAAGGCGGCTCCGGCGGGGCGCTGGCCATTTCGGTGGGCGACCAGCTCGTGATGCTGCAGTATTCGATCTACTCGGTCATCAGCCCCGAAGGCTGCGCCTCCATTCTCTGGAAGACCAGCGACAAGGCGCAGGAAGCGGCCGATGCGCTCGGCATCACCGCGCACCGCCTGAAGGCGCTGGGCCTGGTCGACAAGATCGTGAACGAACCGGTCGGCGGCGCGCACCGCGACCATCGCCAGATGGCCGCTTTCCTCAAGCGCGCGCTCAACGACGCCTTCCGCCAGGTCAGCGACCTGAAGCCGAAGGAACTGCTCGAGCGCCGCTACGAACGCCTGCAGAGCTACGGGCGCTTCAACGACACCAAGGCCGACACCGGCAGGTAA
- a CDS encoding DNA-3-methyladenine glycosylase: MPASSKNPAVQIYTPDYWEEACKHLSRKDRVMKRLIPKFGDACLESRGDAFTTLARSIVGQQISVKAAQTVWDKFAVLPRKLTPANVLKLKVDDMRAAGLSARKIEYLVDLAIHFDSGAVHVDAWKDMADELIIDELVAIRGIGRWTAEMFLIFHLMRPNVLPVDDLGLLNGISVNYFSGDPVSRSDARDVAVAWAPYCSVATWYIWRSLDPVPVAY, from the coding sequence ATGCCTGCTTCCTCGAAAAATCCGGCGGTCCAGATCTATACGCCGGACTATTGGGAGGAGGCCTGCAAGCACCTGTCCAGGAAGGACCGCGTGATGAAGCGGCTGATCCCGAAGTTCGGCGACGCCTGCCTCGAATCGCGCGGCGACGCGTTCACCACCCTCGCGCGCAGCATCGTGGGCCAGCAGATTTCGGTGAAGGCCGCGCAGACCGTGTGGGACAAGTTCGCGGTGCTGCCGCGCAAGCTCACGCCGGCCAACGTGCTCAAGCTGAAGGTCGACGACATGCGCGCGGCAGGGCTGTCGGCGCGCAAGATCGAGTACCTGGTGGACCTGGCCATTCATTTCGATTCGGGCGCGGTGCACGTCGACGCCTGGAAGGACATGGCCGACGAGCTCATCATCGATGAACTCGTGGCCATCCGCGGCATCGGCCGCTGGACGGCCGAGATGTTCCTCATCTTCCACCTGATGCGCCCCAACGTGCTGCCGGTCGACGACCTGGGCCTGCTCAACGGCATCAGCGTCAACTATTTTTCGGGCGATCCCGTGAGCCGCAGCGATGCCCGCGACGTCGCCGTGGCCTGGGCCCCATATTGCAGCGTGGCGACTTGGTATATTTGGCGATCGCTCGACCCGGTACCGGTCGCATACTGA
- the cysS gene encoding cysteine--tRNA ligase, whose protein sequence is MSLRIYNTLSRELEEFSPLQPGRVRMYVCGMTVYDFCHIGHARMMMAFDVVQRWLRASDYAVTYVRNITDIDDKIIARAVQRGITIRELTDEVIAAMHQDIGALGIEPPTIEPRATEYVPQMLGIIEKLEQKGLAYRSDNGDVNYAVRKFPGYGKLSGKSLDELHAGERVAVLDGKQDPLDFVLWKAAKPTEPADAKWESPYGTGRPGWHIECSAMSCATLGETFDIHGGGADLQFPHHENEIAQSEGANGKPLSRFWVHNGFVRVDNEKMSKSLGNFFTIREVLQKYDAESLRFFLVRTHYRSALNYSDAHLDDARNSLKRLYTALDLVAPAEAVIDWTQPHAARFKAAMDEDFGTPEAIAVLFELAGEVNRTKSAETAGLLKALAGSLGLLQGDPRAFLRAGATLDEAAIQAQIDARAAAKAAKNFAEADRIRNDLLAQGIVLKDSPTGTTWAAAQ, encoded by the coding sequence ATGAGTCTGCGCATCTACAACACGCTTTCGCGTGAACTGGAGGAGTTCTCCCCATTGCAACCGGGCCGGGTGCGCATGTACGTGTGCGGCATGACGGTCTATGACTTCTGCCACATCGGCCATGCCCGCATGATGATGGCCTTCGACGTGGTGCAGCGCTGGCTGCGGGCGAGCGACTACGCCGTGACCTACGTACGCAACATCACCGACATCGACGACAAGATCATTGCGCGCGCGGTGCAGCGCGGCATCACCATCCGTGAGCTGACCGACGAAGTGATCGCGGCCATGCACCAGGACATCGGCGCGCTCGGCATCGAGCCTCCCACCATCGAGCCGCGCGCCACCGAATACGTGCCGCAGATGCTGGGCATCATCGAGAAGCTCGAGCAGAAGGGCCTGGCCTATCGTTCGGACAACGGCGACGTGAACTACGCGGTGCGCAAGTTCCCGGGCTACGGCAAGCTGTCGGGCAAGTCGCTCGACGAGTTGCATGCGGGCGAACGTGTGGCCGTGCTCGACGGCAAGCAGGATCCGCTCGACTTCGTGCTCTGGAAGGCTGCCAAGCCGACCGAGCCTGCCGACGCCAAATGGGAAAGCCCCTACGGCACCGGCCGGCCGGGCTGGCACATCGAGTGCTCGGCCATGAGCTGCGCCACGCTCGGCGAAACCTTCGACATCCATGGCGGCGGCGCCGATCTCCAGTTCCCGCACCACGAGAACGAAATCGCGCAGAGCGAAGGCGCCAACGGCAAGCCGCTGTCGCGCTTCTGGGTGCACAACGGCTTCGTGCGCGTGGACAACGAGAAGATGTCCAAGAGCCTGGGCAACTTCTTCACCATCCGCGAGGTGCTGCAGAAGTACGACGCCGAGAGCCTGCGGTTCTTCCTGGTGCGCACGCACTACCGCAGCGCGCTCAACTACAGCGACGCACACCTGGACGACGCCCGCAATTCGCTGAAGCGCCTGTACACCGCGCTCGATCTGGTCGCTCCGGCCGAAGCAGTGATCGACTGGACGCAGCCCCATGCCGCGCGCTTCAAGGCCGCCATGGACGAAGACTTCGGGACGCCCGAGGCCATCGCCGTGCTGTTCGAGCTGGCCGGCGAAGTCAACCGCACCAAGTCCGCAGAAACAGCCGGCTTGCTGAAGGCGCTGGCCGGTTCGCTGGGCCTGCTGCAGGGCGACCCGCGTGCTTTCCTGCGCGCAGGCGCCACGCTGGACGAAGCCGCCATCCAGGCGCAGATCGACGCGCGCGCGGCCGCCAAGGCGGCCAAGAACTTTGCCGAGGCCGACCGCATCCGCAACGACCTCCTGGCGCAGGGCATCGTGCTCAAGGATTCGCCCACCGGCACAACCTGGGCCGCAGCGCAGTGA
- a CDS encoding tetratricopeptide repeat protein: MKHVAFSKLSIAFALLFSLWGSAAYANDYDDVNQLLRQGKSNEALVKADAYIAGKPRDPQMRFLRGVILTEQKKQNEAIAAFTQMTQDFPELPEPYNNLAALYAAQSKFDQARAALEQALRLNPNYATAHENLGDVYARLAAQEYVRAQQFASTNASVAPKLSLIRQIFTPKAEADAAALPAAPPEVRKPVGRASK; the protein is encoded by the coding sequence ATGAAGCACGTCGCGTTCTCCAAACTCTCCATCGCCTTCGCACTGCTGTTCAGCCTGTGGGGTTCGGCTGCCTACGCCAACGACTACGACGACGTCAACCAGCTGCTGCGCCAGGGCAAGTCGAACGAGGCGCTCGTCAAGGCCGACGCCTACATTGCCGGCAAGCCGCGCGATCCGCAGATGCGCTTCCTGCGCGGCGTGATCCTCACCGAGCAGAAGAAGCAGAACGAGGCCATTGCCGCGTTCACGCAGATGACGCAGGACTTTCCCGAACTGCCCGAGCCCTACAACAACCTGGCGGCACTCTATGCAGCGCAAAGCAAGTTCGACCAGGCGCGCGCCGCGCTGGAGCAGGCGCTCAGGCTCAACCCCAACTACGCCACCGCGCACGAGAACCTCGGCGACGTGTACGCCCGACTGGCGGCCCAGGAATATGTGCGAGCGCAGCAATTCGCCAGCACCAACGCCAGCGTGGCGCCCAAGCTCTCGCTGATCCGCCAGATCTTCACGCCCAAGGCCGAGGCCGATGCCGCAGCCCTGCCGGCGGCACCGCCGGAAGTGCGCAAGCCAGTCGGCCGCGCCAGCAAATAG